A window of Sutcliffiella cohnii contains these coding sequences:
- a CDS encoding DsrE/DsrF/DrsH-like family protein yields MKMAIIAANDGMFDAYKVFNIATAAAATDAEVEMFFTFEGLNLIHKEAHKNLPMPAGAEHFQEGFKKNNVPPVDELVSMATEMGVKMIACQMTMDVMSLEKEHFIEGIDVGGAVTFLTYAKDADVTLTF; encoded by the coding sequence GCAAATGATGGAATGTTTGATGCTTACAAAGTTTTTAATATCGCAACAGCAGCCGCTGCTACAGATGCTGAAGTTGAAATGTTTTTCACTTTTGAAGGATTAAATTTAATTCATAAAGAGGCACATAAAAATCTTCCCATGCCTGCAGGTGCAGAACATTTCCAAGAAGGCTTTAAGAAAAACAATGTCCCACCAGTTGATGAACTTGTTTCGATGGCTACAGAAATGGGTGTGAAAATGATTGCTTGTCAAATGACAATGGATGTTATGAGTTTAGAGAAGGAACATTTTATTGAGGGAATTGATGTTGGTGGTGCCGTTACATTTTTGACGTATGCAAAAGATGCTGACGTGACCCTGACATTTTAA